A part of Triplophysa dalaica isolate WHDGS20190420 chromosome 17, ASM1584641v1, whole genome shotgun sequence genomic DNA contains:
- the LOC130438748 gene encoding rho GTPase-activating protein SYDE1 isoform X1 has product MAEPLLKRTFSKLRGKDRFRRKTEPKLTEATGKVDLIQSSSSSTSSAGPVETEPMEECTRRSHITVSKIQNWAKLSSVCREPAPPGLVYGPQDRGQRTLSEDVSKRNDVEMGYSGTPNESVDAGVPELSPLSTDVCVSPTAAKTSGQGAYLQHLDSSSRAWVLSTGKPQTSDQPLQTSIGERRQGARGDSNIWYNPIPEEEDGEKYGDPWRKRETERSARGLAGDVEPETSSDAVMSECASRGTPDSPGGPSGSGMSVIDKIKSPGTVRRLSMKMRKLPELRRKLSLRSSRNQRHAQGNAGGAADDALPPNASKESSNVISRYHLDTSAPTRPTRRSSRTRSASKGGYLSDGDSPELLPKQASGQPATTLPHGGVRESPAITDMDSFRLYSLTDLPRCAQRLSGLLTVHLLGVEELRRSPRRDATKEVFCAIQVDGVTQARTSLLTCRGPRLPLNHTFNLELERARLLKLVIMTPSGADNGPSAPARNRVCCVGAVAIPPLFKASRCQQLCVKLEPRGLLYVKLTLLEHFVSPFPRLSDLSPPSVFGVELKQLVEKETSAVKVPLLIQKCVCEIERRGLRVVGLYRLCGSAAVKKELRDAFERDSAAVVLDEELYPDVNVITGILKDYLRELPSALITRTLYEVVLEDMMVRPACRSDSDTHRSHNTISLLQCLPEPERATLSFLLDHLSLVASFSDSNRMTCQNLAVCFGPVLLTPSQECWQAGLTAPGSGPLTGVSRGGRGFAHSEDIASAVDFKRHIEALHYLLKLWPVPKGRVTEDSDQSPHASQNSSLRRAQRVQLRVDLPSAQDAVVVSRRGRGRLESPPCNRYAGDWSVCGRDFLSNDEADYDEVAGSESDDDIEQTASPDGLFVDDFALDFDAPFTCRLSLKDFDTLISDLERELAKQINICL; this is encoded by the exons AAGCGACGGGGAAGGTGGATCTCATCCAGAGTTCTTCATCGTCAACGTCAAGCGCAGGCCCTGTAGAGACCGAGCCGATGGAGGAGTGTACCAGACGCTCTCACATCACCGTCTCCAAAATACAGAACTGGGCCAAACTTTCCTCCGTATGCAGAGAGCCGGCGCCTCCTGGGTTAGTGTACGGGCCCCAGGACCGGGGTCAGAGGACCCTGAGTGAAGACGTCTCCAAGCGGAATGATGTGGAGATGGGATACTCCGGGACACCGAACGAGTCTGTTGATGCAGGTGTGCCGGAGTTAAGCCCTCTCTCTACAGATGTGTGCGTCTCTCCCACTGCAGCGAAGACCTCCGGACAGGGCGCTTACCTGCAGCATCTAGACAGCAGCAGCCGAGCGTGGGTTCTGTCCACAGGAAAACCCCAGACATCAGACCAACCCCTTCAAACCAGCATCGGCGAGCGGCGTCAGGGAGCGCGCGGAGACTCCAACATTTGGTACAACCCCATTCCCGAAGAGGAAGATGGGGAGAAATATGGAGACCcgtggagaaagagagagacggaAAGATCCGCAAGAGGTCTTGCCGGAGACGTCGAACCGGAGACCAGCTCAG ATGCGGTCATGTCGGAATGTGCTAGCCGAGGGACTCCGGACAGTCCTGGGGGGCCGAGCGGGAGTGGCATGAGTGTGATTGACAAGATCaagtctccaggaacggtgcggCGGCTCTCTATGAAGATGCGCAAACTTCCCGAGCTGAGACGAAAGCTTAGCCTGCGCTCGTCCCGTAACCAGCGGCACGCTCAGGGGAACGCTGGCGGCGCGGCGGATGATGCGTTGCCCCCAAACGCGAGCAAAGAATCGTCCAACGTCATCAGCCGGTACCACCTGGACACCAGCGCTCCCACCCGGCCAACACGACGCTCCTCGCGAACGCGCTCTGCGAGTAAAGGGGGATATCTTAGCGACGGAGACTCGCCTGAGCTGCTGCCGAAGCAGGCTTCCGGACAGCCCGCCACAACACTGCCGCACGGCGGAGTACGGGAGTCGCCCGCCATCACAGACATGGATTCGTTCCGTCTGTACTCTCTGACGGATCTGCCGCGCTGTGCCCAGCGTCTCTCTGGTCTGCTTACGGTGCATCTGCTGGGAGTCGAGGAGCTGCGTCGTTCCCCGCGGAGAGACGCTACTAAAGAAGTGTTCTGTGCCATTCAGGTGGACGGTGTGACCCAGGCGCGGACGTCACTGCTCACCTGTCGAGGGCCGCGGCTGCCGCTCAATCACACCTTTAACCTGGAGCTGGAGAGAGCACGACTCCTCAAACTGGTCATTATGACACCGTCCGGTGCTGACAACGGACCCTCCGCGCCCGCCCGAAACCGAGTGTGCTGCGTGGGAGCTGTGGCCATACCTCCCCTCTTCAAAG CCTCTCGCTGTCAGCAGTTGTGTGTGAAGTTGGAGCCGCGGGGTTTGCTCTATGTGAAGTTGACTCTGTTGGAGCACTTTGTGAGTCCGTTTCCTCGTCTCAGTGATCTTTCTCCTCCGTCCGTGTTTGGGGTGGAGCTGAAACAGCTGGTGGAGAaggagacgtctgctgtcaaaGTTCCTCTCCTCAttcagaagtgtgtgtgtgagattgagCGCAGAGGTCTGAGG gttgTGGGTTTGTATCGTCTGTGCGGTTCAGCAGCAGTGAAGAAGGAGTTGCGTGATGCGTTTGAGAGGGACAGTGCAGCGGTGGTGTTAGATGAAGAGCTCTATCCTGATGTCAATGTCATTACCG GGATTCTAAAGGATTATCTGCGCGAGCTGCCGTCAGCTCTCATCACCAGAACTCTGTATGAAGTCGTTCTGGAGGACATGATGGTTCGTCCGGCCTGCAGGAGTGACAGCgacacacacagatcacacaacacaatctcactCCTTCAGTGTCTGCCTGAACCAGAGAGG GCGACTCTGTCCTTCCTGTTGGATCATCTGAGTCTCGTGGCGTCCTTCAGTGACTCCAACCGAATGACCTGTCAGAATCTGGCGGTATGTTTCGGGCCGGTTCTTCTGACCCCCTCACAGGAGTGTTGGCAGGCCGGACTGACGGCTCCGGGCTCTGGGCCGCTGACGGGGGTCAGTCGAGGAGGGCGGGGCTTTGCTCACAGTGAAGACATCGCTAGCGCCGTGGACTTCAAACGGCACATCGAGGCATTGCATTACCTTCTGAAGCTCTGGCCCG TACCCAAAGGAAGAGTGACGGAGGATTCCGACCAGTCTCCCCACGCATCCCAGAATTCCTCACTGCGCCGGGCTCAACGTGTGCAGCTGCGTGTCGACCTTCCGTCAGCGCAGGACGCGGTGGTGGTATCCCGCAGGGGGCGTGGCCGTCTGGAAAGCCCACCCTGTAACCGTTACGCTGGTGATTGGAGCGTGTGCGGGCGGGACTTCCTGTCTAACGACGAGGCGGATTACGACGAGGTGGCTGGCAGCGAGAGCGACGATGACATTGAACAGACGGCGTCCCCTGACGGTTTGTTCGTGGATGATTTCGCGCTGGATTTTGACGCTCCCTTTACGTGTCGACTGAGTCTGAAGGACTTCGATACTCTCATTTCAGACCTGGAGAGAGAGTTGGCCAAACAAATCAACATCTGCCTTTAA
- the LOC130438748 gene encoding rho GTPase-activating protein SYDE1 isoform X2 has translation MAEPLLKRTFSKLRGKDRFRRKTEPKLTATGKVDLIQSSSSSTSSAGPVETEPMEECTRRSHITVSKIQNWAKLSSVCREPAPPGLVYGPQDRGQRTLSEDVSKRNDVEMGYSGTPNESVDAGVPELSPLSTDVCVSPTAAKTSGQGAYLQHLDSSSRAWVLSTGKPQTSDQPLQTSIGERRQGARGDSNIWYNPIPEEEDGEKYGDPWRKRETERSARGLAGDVEPETSSDAVMSECASRGTPDSPGGPSGSGMSVIDKIKSPGTVRRLSMKMRKLPELRRKLSLRSSRNQRHAQGNAGGAADDALPPNASKESSNVISRYHLDTSAPTRPTRRSSRTRSASKGGYLSDGDSPELLPKQASGQPATTLPHGGVRESPAITDMDSFRLYSLTDLPRCAQRLSGLLTVHLLGVEELRRSPRRDATKEVFCAIQVDGVTQARTSLLTCRGPRLPLNHTFNLELERARLLKLVIMTPSGADNGPSAPARNRVCCVGAVAIPPLFKASRCQQLCVKLEPRGLLYVKLTLLEHFVSPFPRLSDLSPPSVFGVELKQLVEKETSAVKVPLLIQKCVCEIERRGLRVVGLYRLCGSAAVKKELRDAFERDSAAVVLDEELYPDVNVITGILKDYLRELPSALITRTLYEVVLEDMMVRPACRSDSDTHRSHNTISLLQCLPEPERATLSFLLDHLSLVASFSDSNRMTCQNLAVCFGPVLLTPSQECWQAGLTAPGSGPLTGVSRGGRGFAHSEDIASAVDFKRHIEALHYLLKLWPVPKGRVTEDSDQSPHASQNSSLRRAQRVQLRVDLPSAQDAVVVSRRGRGRLESPPCNRYAGDWSVCGRDFLSNDEADYDEVAGSESDDDIEQTASPDGLFVDDFALDFDAPFTCRLSLKDFDTLISDLERELAKQINICL, from the exons CGACGGGGAAGGTGGATCTCATCCAGAGTTCTTCATCGTCAACGTCAAGCGCAGGCCCTGTAGAGACCGAGCCGATGGAGGAGTGTACCAGACGCTCTCACATCACCGTCTCCAAAATACAGAACTGGGCCAAACTTTCCTCCGTATGCAGAGAGCCGGCGCCTCCTGGGTTAGTGTACGGGCCCCAGGACCGGGGTCAGAGGACCCTGAGTGAAGACGTCTCCAAGCGGAATGATGTGGAGATGGGATACTCCGGGACACCGAACGAGTCTGTTGATGCAGGTGTGCCGGAGTTAAGCCCTCTCTCTACAGATGTGTGCGTCTCTCCCACTGCAGCGAAGACCTCCGGACAGGGCGCTTACCTGCAGCATCTAGACAGCAGCAGCCGAGCGTGGGTTCTGTCCACAGGAAAACCCCAGACATCAGACCAACCCCTTCAAACCAGCATCGGCGAGCGGCGTCAGGGAGCGCGCGGAGACTCCAACATTTGGTACAACCCCATTCCCGAAGAGGAAGATGGGGAGAAATATGGAGACCcgtggagaaagagagagacggaAAGATCCGCAAGAGGTCTTGCCGGAGACGTCGAACCGGAGACCAGCTCAG ATGCGGTCATGTCGGAATGTGCTAGCCGAGGGACTCCGGACAGTCCTGGGGGGCCGAGCGGGAGTGGCATGAGTGTGATTGACAAGATCaagtctccaggaacggtgcggCGGCTCTCTATGAAGATGCGCAAACTTCCCGAGCTGAGACGAAAGCTTAGCCTGCGCTCGTCCCGTAACCAGCGGCACGCTCAGGGGAACGCTGGCGGCGCGGCGGATGATGCGTTGCCCCCAAACGCGAGCAAAGAATCGTCCAACGTCATCAGCCGGTACCACCTGGACACCAGCGCTCCCACCCGGCCAACACGACGCTCCTCGCGAACGCGCTCTGCGAGTAAAGGGGGATATCTTAGCGACGGAGACTCGCCTGAGCTGCTGCCGAAGCAGGCTTCCGGACAGCCCGCCACAACACTGCCGCACGGCGGAGTACGGGAGTCGCCCGCCATCACAGACATGGATTCGTTCCGTCTGTACTCTCTGACGGATCTGCCGCGCTGTGCCCAGCGTCTCTCTGGTCTGCTTACGGTGCATCTGCTGGGAGTCGAGGAGCTGCGTCGTTCCCCGCGGAGAGACGCTACTAAAGAAGTGTTCTGTGCCATTCAGGTGGACGGTGTGACCCAGGCGCGGACGTCACTGCTCACCTGTCGAGGGCCGCGGCTGCCGCTCAATCACACCTTTAACCTGGAGCTGGAGAGAGCACGACTCCTCAAACTGGTCATTATGACACCGTCCGGTGCTGACAACGGACCCTCCGCGCCCGCCCGAAACCGAGTGTGCTGCGTGGGAGCTGTGGCCATACCTCCCCTCTTCAAAG CCTCTCGCTGTCAGCAGTTGTGTGTGAAGTTGGAGCCGCGGGGTTTGCTCTATGTGAAGTTGACTCTGTTGGAGCACTTTGTGAGTCCGTTTCCTCGTCTCAGTGATCTTTCTCCTCCGTCCGTGTTTGGGGTGGAGCTGAAACAGCTGGTGGAGAaggagacgtctgctgtcaaaGTTCCTCTCCTCAttcagaagtgtgtgtgtgagattgagCGCAGAGGTCTGAGG gttgTGGGTTTGTATCGTCTGTGCGGTTCAGCAGCAGTGAAGAAGGAGTTGCGTGATGCGTTTGAGAGGGACAGTGCAGCGGTGGTGTTAGATGAAGAGCTCTATCCTGATGTCAATGTCATTACCG GGATTCTAAAGGATTATCTGCGCGAGCTGCCGTCAGCTCTCATCACCAGAACTCTGTATGAAGTCGTTCTGGAGGACATGATGGTTCGTCCGGCCTGCAGGAGTGACAGCgacacacacagatcacacaacacaatctcactCCTTCAGTGTCTGCCTGAACCAGAGAGG GCGACTCTGTCCTTCCTGTTGGATCATCTGAGTCTCGTGGCGTCCTTCAGTGACTCCAACCGAATGACCTGTCAGAATCTGGCGGTATGTTTCGGGCCGGTTCTTCTGACCCCCTCACAGGAGTGTTGGCAGGCCGGACTGACGGCTCCGGGCTCTGGGCCGCTGACGGGGGTCAGTCGAGGAGGGCGGGGCTTTGCTCACAGTGAAGACATCGCTAGCGCCGTGGACTTCAAACGGCACATCGAGGCATTGCATTACCTTCTGAAGCTCTGGCCCG TACCCAAAGGAAGAGTGACGGAGGATTCCGACCAGTCTCCCCACGCATCCCAGAATTCCTCACTGCGCCGGGCTCAACGTGTGCAGCTGCGTGTCGACCTTCCGTCAGCGCAGGACGCGGTGGTGGTATCCCGCAGGGGGCGTGGCCGTCTGGAAAGCCCACCCTGTAACCGTTACGCTGGTGATTGGAGCGTGTGCGGGCGGGACTTCCTGTCTAACGACGAGGCGGATTACGACGAGGTGGCTGGCAGCGAGAGCGACGATGACATTGAACAGACGGCGTCCCCTGACGGTTTGTTCGTGGATGATTTCGCGCTGGATTTTGACGCTCCCTTTACGTGTCGACTGAGTCTGAAGGACTTCGATACTCTCATTTCAGACCTGGAGAGAGAGTTGGCCAAACAAATCAACATCTGCCTTTAA
- the LOC130438748 gene encoding rho GTPase-activating protein SYDE1 isoform X3 gives MEECTRRSHITVSKIQNWAKLSSVCREPAPPGLVYGPQDRGQRTLSEDVSKRNDVEMGYSGTPNESVDAGVPELSPLSTDVCVSPTAAKTSGQGAYLQHLDSSSRAWVLSTGKPQTSDQPLQTSIGERRQGARGDSNIWYNPIPEEEDGEKYGDPWRKRETERSARGLAGDVEPETSSDAVMSECASRGTPDSPGGPSGSGMSVIDKIKSPGTVRRLSMKMRKLPELRRKLSLRSSRNQRHAQGNAGGAADDALPPNASKESSNVISRYHLDTSAPTRPTRRSSRTRSASKGGYLSDGDSPELLPKQASGQPATTLPHGGVRESPAITDMDSFRLYSLTDLPRCAQRLSGLLTVHLLGVEELRRSPRRDATKEVFCAIQVDGVTQARTSLLTCRGPRLPLNHTFNLELERARLLKLVIMTPSGADNGPSAPARNRVCCVGAVAIPPLFKASRCQQLCVKLEPRGLLYVKLTLLEHFVSPFPRLSDLSPPSVFGVELKQLVEKETSAVKVPLLIQKCVCEIERRGLRVVGLYRLCGSAAVKKELRDAFERDSAAVVLDEELYPDVNVITGILKDYLRELPSALITRTLYEVVLEDMMVRPACRSDSDTHRSHNTISLLQCLPEPERATLSFLLDHLSLVASFSDSNRMTCQNLAVCFGPVLLTPSQECWQAGLTAPGSGPLTGVSRGGRGFAHSEDIASAVDFKRHIEALHYLLKLWPVPKGRVTEDSDQSPHASQNSSLRRAQRVQLRVDLPSAQDAVVVSRRGRGRLESPPCNRYAGDWSVCGRDFLSNDEADYDEVAGSESDDDIEQTASPDGLFVDDFALDFDAPFTCRLSLKDFDTLISDLERELAKQINICL, from the exons ATGGAGGAGTGTACCAGACGCTCTCACATCACCGTCTCCAAAATACAGAACTGGGCCAAACTTTCCTCCGTATGCAGAGAGCCGGCGCCTCCTGGGTTAGTGTACGGGCCCCAGGACCGGGGTCAGAGGACCCTGAGTGAAGACGTCTCCAAGCGGAATGATGTGGAGATGGGATACTCCGGGACACCGAACGAGTCTGTTGATGCAGGTGTGCCGGAGTTAAGCCCTCTCTCTACAGATGTGTGCGTCTCTCCCACTGCAGCGAAGACCTCCGGACAGGGCGCTTACCTGCAGCATCTAGACAGCAGCAGCCGAGCGTGGGTTCTGTCCACAGGAAAACCCCAGACATCAGACCAACCCCTTCAAACCAGCATCGGCGAGCGGCGTCAGGGAGCGCGCGGAGACTCCAACATTTGGTACAACCCCATTCCCGAAGAGGAAGATGGGGAGAAATATGGAGACCcgtggagaaagagagagacggaAAGATCCGCAAGAGGTCTTGCCGGAGACGTCGAACCGGAGACCAGCTCAG ATGCGGTCATGTCGGAATGTGCTAGCCGAGGGACTCCGGACAGTCCTGGGGGGCCGAGCGGGAGTGGCATGAGTGTGATTGACAAGATCaagtctccaggaacggtgcggCGGCTCTCTATGAAGATGCGCAAACTTCCCGAGCTGAGACGAAAGCTTAGCCTGCGCTCGTCCCGTAACCAGCGGCACGCTCAGGGGAACGCTGGCGGCGCGGCGGATGATGCGTTGCCCCCAAACGCGAGCAAAGAATCGTCCAACGTCATCAGCCGGTACCACCTGGACACCAGCGCTCCCACCCGGCCAACACGACGCTCCTCGCGAACGCGCTCTGCGAGTAAAGGGGGATATCTTAGCGACGGAGACTCGCCTGAGCTGCTGCCGAAGCAGGCTTCCGGACAGCCCGCCACAACACTGCCGCACGGCGGAGTACGGGAGTCGCCCGCCATCACAGACATGGATTCGTTCCGTCTGTACTCTCTGACGGATCTGCCGCGCTGTGCCCAGCGTCTCTCTGGTCTGCTTACGGTGCATCTGCTGGGAGTCGAGGAGCTGCGTCGTTCCCCGCGGAGAGACGCTACTAAAGAAGTGTTCTGTGCCATTCAGGTGGACGGTGTGACCCAGGCGCGGACGTCACTGCTCACCTGTCGAGGGCCGCGGCTGCCGCTCAATCACACCTTTAACCTGGAGCTGGAGAGAGCACGACTCCTCAAACTGGTCATTATGACACCGTCCGGTGCTGACAACGGACCCTCCGCGCCCGCCCGAAACCGAGTGTGCTGCGTGGGAGCTGTGGCCATACCTCCCCTCTTCAAAG CCTCTCGCTGTCAGCAGTTGTGTGTGAAGTTGGAGCCGCGGGGTTTGCTCTATGTGAAGTTGACTCTGTTGGAGCACTTTGTGAGTCCGTTTCCTCGTCTCAGTGATCTTTCTCCTCCGTCCGTGTTTGGGGTGGAGCTGAAACAGCTGGTGGAGAaggagacgtctgctgtcaaaGTTCCTCTCCTCAttcagaagtgtgtgtgtgagattgagCGCAGAGGTCTGAGG gttgTGGGTTTGTATCGTCTGTGCGGTTCAGCAGCAGTGAAGAAGGAGTTGCGTGATGCGTTTGAGAGGGACAGTGCAGCGGTGGTGTTAGATGAAGAGCTCTATCCTGATGTCAATGTCATTACCG GGATTCTAAAGGATTATCTGCGCGAGCTGCCGTCAGCTCTCATCACCAGAACTCTGTATGAAGTCGTTCTGGAGGACATGATGGTTCGTCCGGCCTGCAGGAGTGACAGCgacacacacagatcacacaacacaatctcactCCTTCAGTGTCTGCCTGAACCAGAGAGG GCGACTCTGTCCTTCCTGTTGGATCATCTGAGTCTCGTGGCGTCCTTCAGTGACTCCAACCGAATGACCTGTCAGAATCTGGCGGTATGTTTCGGGCCGGTTCTTCTGACCCCCTCACAGGAGTGTTGGCAGGCCGGACTGACGGCTCCGGGCTCTGGGCCGCTGACGGGGGTCAGTCGAGGAGGGCGGGGCTTTGCTCACAGTGAAGACATCGCTAGCGCCGTGGACTTCAAACGGCACATCGAGGCATTGCATTACCTTCTGAAGCTCTGGCCCG TACCCAAAGGAAGAGTGACGGAGGATTCCGACCAGTCTCCCCACGCATCCCAGAATTCCTCACTGCGCCGGGCTCAACGTGTGCAGCTGCGTGTCGACCTTCCGTCAGCGCAGGACGCGGTGGTGGTATCCCGCAGGGGGCGTGGCCGTCTGGAAAGCCCACCCTGTAACCGTTACGCTGGTGATTGGAGCGTGTGCGGGCGGGACTTCCTGTCTAACGACGAGGCGGATTACGACGAGGTGGCTGGCAGCGAGAGCGACGATGACATTGAACAGACGGCGTCCCCTGACGGTTTGTTCGTGGATGATTTCGCGCTGGATTTTGACGCTCCCTTTACGTGTCGACTGAGTCTGAAGGACTTCGATACTCTCATTTCAGACCTGGAGAGAGAGTTGGCCAAACAAATCAACATCTGCCTTTAA
- the LOC130439206 gene encoding centriolar coiled-coil protein of 110 kDa produces MESYEEFCGRTLNTLMLSRACSTASQQQRAHASNIRFHGRRLLEPVLSEELRVQMADERQTATQRDRKRQTRHTDALLERVHNILQNIHLRKLQNESEQAVMCPAELSTTLRPKTSPGSVPHQNQNLSTSSSLKKETLRLLNQRMEREKNSPERFTSPSDSVLSGLSLSLTGSYARLPSPQPSRSPLAHRARPSQALAASNILISCPVSESELCPNTSECECHPSEVTTPGAPWNCSELSDRQLSVISSTPSSTNSQKRVQSRLSGSPQDEKEKPARRSPRAPLNRSYDVESPSPSLIRPQVEFTPSSGSDGRVSCTLQLDGGFTRRPLEERMNVKQNWTAETADGTLSECFEREHIQLSVEHVKGFCRLNAVARGFLTRRLLQTDKIKHLRKTVQDSREFLRPFQSHSHLKRISISSQDLSLLQGVTTQLRAALHDIHQIFFVWPVKDKLHLLQQHREIHTIRETEGVWSSGVRRNLSSATQKTLERKKHMQPKTLKVMPKSSSASRSAVRQRDERVEVRRHSVQRKCLSLR; encoded by the exons ATGGAGAGTTATGAAGAGTTCTGCGGCAGAACACTGAACACACTGATGCTGTCTCGGGCCTGCAGTACCGCGTCACAACAGCAGAGGGCGCACGCGTCCAACATTCGGTTTCATGGCAGGAGACTTTTAGAACCTGTG TTGAGTGAGGAGCTGCGTGTTCAGATGGCTGACGAGAGACAGACGGctacacagagagacagaaagagacagacacGACATACAGACGCTCTGCTGGAGCGCGTGCACAACATTCTCCAAAACATCCAC TTGAGAAAGCTTCAGAATGAATCCGAGCAAGCAGTGATGTGTCCAGCGGAACTCTCCACAACCCTCCGGCCCAAAACCAGCCCCGGTTCAGTCCCGCACCAGAACCAGAACCTGAGCACCAGCAgttcactgaagaaagagacTCTCAGACTGCTGAACCAgcggatggagagagagaagaacagTCCTGAACGTTTCACCTCACCGTCTGATTCTGTCCTCAGCGGTCTCTCTCTGAGTCTGACGGGTTCTTACGCCCGGTTGCCCAGCCCTCAGCCCAGCCGCAGTCCTCTGGCACACAGAGCCCGACCGTCACAAGCGCTCGCCGCCTCAAACATTCTCATCTCCTGTCCCGTCAGCGAGTCTGAGCTCTGTCCAAACACATCTGAATGTGAATGTCATCCCTCAGAGGTTACCACACCCGGCGCCCCCTGGAACTGCAGCGAGTTGAGTGATAGACAGCTGTCAGTCATTAGCTCCACCCCCAGCAGTACCAACAGCCAGAAACGTGTCCAGTCCCGTTTATCCGGATCACCACAAGATGAGAAAGAGAAACCGGCCCGGCGTTCACCTCGGGCGCCGCTGAACCGCTCATATGATGTGGAGAGCCCGTCCCCGTCTCTGATCAGACCACAGGTGGAGTTCACACCATCGTCAGGTTCAGACGGGCGCGTCTCATGCACATTACAGCTGGATGGAGGATTCACACGACGCCCCCTGGAGGAGAGGATGAATGTGAAACAGAACTGGACAGCTGAAACAG CGGATGGGACGTTGAGTGAGTGTTTTGAGAGAGAACACATCCAGTTGTCTGTGGAGCACGTGAAGGGTTTCTGTCGTCTAAACGCTGTGGCTCGAGGATTCCTAACACGCAGACTCCTTCAAACGGACAAGATCAAACATCTGCGCAAAACTGTACAG GATTCCAGAGAGTTTCTCCGACCGTTCCAGAGTCATTCTCATCTGAAGAGAATCTCCATCTCTTCTCAGGATCTGTCACTGCTGCAGGGAGTCAcaacacag ctGCGAGCTGCGCTGCATGACATCCATCAGATCTTCTTTGTGTGGCCTGTGAAAGACAAACTTCATCTACTGCAGCAGCACAGAGAGATTCACACAATCAGAGAGacg GAGGGAGTCTGGAGTTCAGGAGTCAGACGGAATCTGTCTTCAGCCACTCAGAAGACActagagagaaaaaaacacat GCAACCAAAGACTTTAAAGGTGATGCCCAAGAGTTCATCAGCATCAAG gagCGCTGTGAGACAGAGAGACGAGCGTGTGGAGGTGAGACGGCACTCTGTTCAGAGGAAGTGTCTGTCTctgagataa